The Engraulis encrasicolus isolate BLACKSEA-1 chromosome 11, IST_EnEncr_1.0, whole genome shotgun sequence nucleotide sequence TTTCTTACCTTGAAATTATACAGAGACCATACGAAAATCTACCTTGTGTACTATAAACGGTTCCACTCTCTACCTAACTTTTACATGAGATGTCCCTGGTTTGCAGATAGTATCAAACTTCATGTCAGACTATGACCCATCAACgtaatgaaagcccacctgggaaactcctattgtcattgtgacaaactGTAGTACTCTACAGcatacagtgctcactgcacacacccTCGTCTCAACCCTGCAAGGAGGCAACCCCAAACGGcggccccaagggagtagtgcaaCGGGACGGTaccgtaccatgctcagagtacctcagtcatggaggaggatgggcgacagtatttgttaattactctccccacccacctggcgggttgggaatcaaaccaagtctgacaccctaaccattGACTCATGACTGCAGAACTAACCAACCAATGCAATCAGTGCGCAGTTAAGCACTGAATACAAAAGGTAGATGCACCACACGAGCAACATGCTTTACCTGAAGAACGGCTGAGAGGGAGACATGGTGATCTGCAGAATCTCACTGGTCATGTCCAGTTCGGAGAAGGCCTCTTTCAGACTGTCGGACTGCAAGATGACCTTGTTGGTGACGTTGGTGCTGCAGAAGTCAAAGTCTATGGGCTCCTCTGGCTCCTGGGTGTTGATCTTGCACACCGTCACCACGCCACCTTCCTCCAGGAAGAGGGTGAGGGGGAACCCGTAGCCGCTGTAGCACATGCGCAGGGCGGTCGAGACACCTTCAgccaagagaaaagaaaaaaataaacattttgatCAGACTTAAGAGATGGGATTTCTGTCTCTTTGACGGGATATAGATCGTAGTGGCTGGTTCCTTTTAAAGAGCTGttcaaacaagtccgacaggcagacaaagatgcgtccgatggCGGCGAAAGAACGCGTTTCAAACGGACAGAccgacggatggacggacggacataccctctcatagagatgctaggacgcaagTAAAAACTGTTAAGAAGATAgcatttttgactccacctctgggtcattttgtccaaacaataaCTGATCATAAAATAACTTCAATCACTTTAATCATGTGACTACGTGTAACTTTATGCAAAGTCTAACCCTAAGTTTAATAGAAAGGTTTAATTTCAATGTGACTTTTAGTTATGCTCTTGAGTACCGGACACAGTTGGTTGACTAGACAAAGATATGCTGAGATATATGTGGAATGTTTTTAAAATTGTAGAATATCAGGTGGCTGTCATTACCTGGAATTGTGCTTCCTCCAAAGATAGTGAGGCAGTCGAGGAGAACTGTAAGATTGACTTGAAACCCAACAGAATCTTCTTTGATGACAAACTCCTGAAATATGTCCGCCTGAAATGCAACCAAAAGCACAATATATTTACTGCAAGATTAGGTAACGTGCCTAAAGTGCACCATGCCGAGCATCATAACCCTGTTATAAAGGTCCAGCCAGGGGCAGACAccccaggtaggcctacagaaaagcCCTGCCATGAATCTGTTACAGCCAATTCCATAAACCAGCCGATCCTTATCACCACACCCCTGTCAGCCAGGTTAATACGGGAATTAGTTAAATTACCTGTGTTACGAGCACAGGCAAGAGATATCTGGTAGAACTTTTACATCTAATTCCAGTTAGTTCACCCCTGCATTCAACCAAGGGATGGTGTAATTTCACGTGAAACCCTAATAACTAAGAGATGCAAGTAAAATCTAACAAGAGATTGAGTAAAAAGAGAAGGAAACCTGGATAAAGGCATTGGCTTGCAGGCACTTGGAGTCCTCGACTGTCACTTTCAATCCATTCTGTGTAGCATTAAAAATGGCATGGTCTTTAAATGATATGGCTTTGAGGATGTTGGAGAGATTTCTGACATTGTCCAGAGTCGCAACAAGAACATACTCCTCATGGTCTTGCTGAGACTGAGTTGACAGTGGCATGTTTGACACTGTTAACCTGAAAAAGAGATCAGAGACGTTCCATATTCTGTCATACATACAGCAAAATCCAAAGTAAATACAGACTGTGAGGACATACCGAATTATAAAATTTCATTATTCTAAGCAATCTGACAGTACACTCAGACAACCTGGTTGTTTTGTTTAGTTATCAAACTAGCTAATGTCAGAGCCGTAGAGAGAGGTACAGTCTCTCTTATCTGTAGGCTATGGCTAATGTAAACATGGTTAGCCCCATCAGTCTAAAACTACCTAAGTAACCTTATAATAACAATTTCGTATGATTAATTTACACCATGCCTTACTGCACAAATATGTGATC carries:
- the rad1 gene encoding cell cycle checkpoint protein RAD1, which produces MPLSTQSQQDHEEYVLVATLDNVRNLSNILKAISFKDHAIFNATQNGLKVTVEDSKCLQANAFIQADIFQEFVIKEDSVGFQVNLTVLLDCLTIFGGSTIPGVSTALRMCYSGYGFPLTLFLEEGGVVTVCKINTQEPEEPIDFDFCSTNVTNKVILQSDSLKEAFSELDMTSEILQITMSPSQPFFRLSTFGNSGNAHYDYPKDSDMMELFQCTKTQTNRYKMALLKPSTKALALSCKVSVRTDSRGFLSLQYLVRNDDGQICFVEYYCSPDEEVNDE